One Psychrobacillus glaciei genomic region harbors:
- a CDS encoding TIGR01777 family oxidoreductase has protein sequence MKVAITGGTGFVGRELTKLLVQKGHHVFILSRSTNNISNDTTTIGWLAGNSQPEKKLEGIDAFVNLAGESINNGRWTVEQKKNIYDSRMQATDEVLRIIKALKLKPKVLVNASAIGIYPASEDKIYTENSPTIGTDFLAKTVHDWEKKAMSAEQLGIRVAYGRFGIILGKNEGALPLMALPYKMFVGGPIGSGQNWMSWVHVKDVANALLFAIEHDLQGPFNVAAPHAKRMNEFGKTLATVLKRPYYLPVPSFALKLALGEKNQLVIEGQHVLPTVLSENGFNFEFPDLTNALNDIYK, from the coding sequence ATGAAAGTCGCAATTACTGGCGGTACAGGATTTGTGGGAAGAGAACTGACGAAGCTTCTTGTGCAAAAAGGACATCATGTTTTTATTTTATCTCGTTCAACAAATAATATATCAAATGACACAACAACTATTGGATGGTTAGCAGGAAATTCTCAACCTGAAAAAAAATTAGAAGGAATCGACGCATTCGTCAATCTGGCTGGTGAATCTATTAATAATGGTAGATGGACAGTAGAGCAAAAAAAGAACATTTACGACAGTCGTATGCAAGCAACCGATGAAGTACTTCGAATAATTAAAGCTTTGAAACTCAAACCTAAAGTTCTCGTAAATGCTAGTGCAATAGGAATTTATCCGGCCTCTGAGGACAAAATATATACAGAAAACTCACCTACAATCGGAACGGACTTTCTAGCAAAAACCGTTCATGATTGGGAGAAAAAAGCTATGTCAGCCGAACAATTAGGCATTCGAGTAGCTTATGGAAGATTCGGCATTATTCTTGGAAAAAATGAAGGTGCTCTCCCTCTGATGGCACTTCCATATAAAATGTTTGTCGGAGGACCAATTGGATCTGGTCAAAACTGGATGTCATGGGTTCATGTGAAAGATGTTGCGAATGCTTTACTTTTTGCAATTGAACATGATTTACAAGGTCCTTTTAATGTAGCTGCTCCACATGCAAAAAGGATGAATGAATTCGGAAAAACGCTCGCAACTGTGTTAAAAAGACCATATTATCTCCCTGTTCCTTCTTTCGCTTTAAAACTAGCACTCGGCGAAAAAAACCAACTCGTAATAGAAGGGCAACACGTACTACCAACAGTTTTATCGGAAAATGGGTTTAATTTTGAATTCCCTGATTTGACAAATGCCTTAAACGATATTTATAAATGA
- a CDS encoding polysaccharide deacetylase family protein encodes MWKYHVFGIVLAAFVLSMGFFYQPFSAQSKEIHWGLKKATKEVPAEAGAELDAMLEKHGAVYKGSPDKKIIYFTFDNGYENGYTESILDTLKQENIKATFFLTGHYLESAAPLVKRMIEDGHQIGNHSYGHPNLARLSKDEVKKELQKFDQRLSELTPLKRTTVTRPPEGIFNEQVLEAANEIGYQHIFWSVAFIDWHRDQKKGGKYAYDQLMSQIHPGAIILMHTVSPDNAEGLPMFIKEARKMGYTFGTLDELNMNNLDIPLSSQQ; translated from the coding sequence ATGTGGAAATATCATGTGTTTGGAATAGTATTAGCAGCTTTTGTCTTAAGTATGGGATTTTTCTATCAGCCGTTCTCTGCACAATCAAAAGAAATACATTGGGGATTAAAAAAAGCGACAAAGGAAGTACCTGCAGAAGCCGGAGCCGAGTTGGATGCAATGCTTGAAAAACATGGAGCAGTTTATAAAGGCTCCCCCGATAAAAAAATCATTTATTTCACTTTCGATAATGGCTATGAAAACGGATATACAGAGAGTATTTTAGACACGCTTAAACAAGAAAATATTAAAGCCACGTTCTTTCTAACTGGCCATTATTTAGAGAGTGCCGCACCACTTGTAAAAAGGATGATTGAAGACGGTCATCAAATAGGAAACCATTCATATGGGCATCCAAACTTAGCTAGACTTTCAAAAGATGAGGTGAAAAAAGAACTACAAAAGTTTGACCAACGTTTAAGTGAATTAACTCCGTTAAAAAGAACAACTGTGACTCGACCACCTGAAGGTATTTTTAATGAACAGGTATTAGAAGCTGCAAACGAAATTGGCTATCAGCATATATTTTGGTCTGTCGCATTTATTGATTGGCATCGAGATCAGAAAAAAGGCGGTAAATACGCTTATGATCAATTAATGTCTCAAATTCACCCAGGAGCAATCATTTTAATGCATACTGTATCACCTGATAACGCAGAAGGTCTACCTATGTTTATCAAGGAAGCTAGAAAGATGGGTTATACATTTGGAACTCTAGATGAACTAAACATGAATAATCTGGATATTCCGCTTTCTTCCCAACAATGA
- the rlmD gene encoding 23S rRNA (uracil(1939)-C(5))-methyltransferase RlmD, producing MTELETIQVGQQFPLTIKRLGINGEGVGFFKRSAIFVKGALPGEVITAEVTVAKPKYAEASIKTIRQASPDRVTPPCPVYDACGGCQLQHMSYDRQLIEKRDLVVQALERYIKDLAPTIEVRKTIGMDNPWHYRNKSQFQVRPLGDKVIAGLYAEESNMLIDINECAVQHPATTHITNEIKKYLQELNIPIYDGRNSKGIVRTIVVRTGMKTGQIQVTLVTTQKKMPHKEELVQKIRAIDANIVSISQNINAEDTSLIFGDTTFNLHGKETIHEKLGELAFDLSARAFFQLNPEQTEHLYNEIEKAAALTGVETVVDAYCGVGTIGLWLAKNAKEVRGMDIVEESIKDAKRNAKRNGYKNTTYVHGTAKQWLQKWKNEEFVPDVLTVDPPRAGLDDELLKTILDIKPKRFVYTSCNPSTLAKDLEALTKVYHVKYIQPVDMFAQTAHVEAVTLLELKK from the coding sequence ATGACAGAACTAGAAACAATTCAAGTTGGGCAACAATTCCCTTTAACGATAAAAAGACTAGGGATCAATGGAGAAGGCGTGGGCTTTTTCAAACGAAGTGCTATATTCGTAAAAGGGGCTTTACCTGGTGAAGTGATTACCGCAGAAGTAACAGTAGCCAAACCAAAATACGCGGAAGCAAGTATTAAAACAATCCGACAAGCATCTCCAGATCGAGTGACACCACCATGTCCAGTATATGATGCTTGCGGTGGGTGTCAGTTACAACATATGTCCTATGATAGACAGCTGATTGAAAAAAGAGATTTGGTCGTGCAAGCATTGGAACGCTATATAAAAGATCTAGCTCCAACAATTGAAGTTAGAAAAACCATTGGAATGGACAACCCATGGCATTACCGCAACAAATCCCAGTTTCAAGTAAGACCATTAGGCGATAAAGTAATCGCAGGATTGTATGCAGAAGAATCGAATATGTTAATCGACATTAACGAATGTGCAGTACAACATCCAGCTACAACACATATTACAAATGAAATAAAAAAATACTTGCAAGAGCTAAATATTCCTATTTACGATGGTAGAAACTCTAAAGGAATTGTCCGCACAATTGTCGTTCGAACTGGTATGAAAACCGGTCAAATCCAAGTGACGCTCGTTACAACACAAAAGAAAATGCCACATAAAGAAGAATTAGTACAAAAAATTCGTGCGATCGACGCTAATATTGTGTCCATCAGTCAGAATATAAATGCAGAAGATACATCGCTTATTTTTGGTGATACAACATTTAACCTGCATGGAAAAGAAACGATTCATGAAAAACTAGGGGAATTAGCTTTTGATTTATCTGCTCGCGCATTCTTCCAGTTAAACCCGGAACAAACCGAGCATTTATACAATGAAATCGAAAAAGCTGCGGCACTTACAGGAGTTGAAACAGTTGTAGACGCTTATTGTGGCGTTGGAACAATCGGCTTATGGCTTGCGAAAAACGCAAAAGAAGTTCGTGGTATGGACATTGTCGAAGAATCGATTAAAGACGCAAAAAGAAATGCAAAACGTAATGGCTATAAAAATACAACATATGTGCACGGTACTGCAAAACAATGGCTGCAAAAGTGGAAAAACGAAGAATTTGTTCCAGATGTATTAACAGTAGATCCACCGCGCGCTGGTCTTGACGACGAATTGCTTAAAACAATATTAGATATCAAGCCAAAACGGTTTGTTTATACATCATGTAACCCTTCTACCCTCGCAAAGGATTTAGAAGCGTTAACAAAAGTATATCATGTCAAATATATTCAACCAGTGGACATGTTTGCTCAAACAGCGCATGTAGAAGCGGTAACGTTGTTGGAATTAAAGAAATAA
- a CDS encoding general stress protein produces MDKRVIGVYDNGDDVIRAIEELKAQGYDRNDISLVAKDRDEVEAVNAETGTKTEEGLAAGAATGGLLGGTAGLLAGVGALAIPGIGPILAAGPIAATLTGIAVGAGTGGLAGALIGMGIPEDEADQYERDINEGKLIVLLDPNARKTDSSINNDLNSTTRY; encoded by the coding sequence ATGGATAAACGTGTAATTGGAGTCTATGACAATGGTGATGATGTAATCAGAGCGATTGAGGAATTAAAGGCACAAGGCTATGACCGAAATGATATTTCACTTGTTGCAAAAGACCGGGATGAAGTAGAAGCAGTCAATGCCGAAACAGGTACCAAAACGGAGGAAGGCCTTGCAGCTGGTGCTGCAACTGGAGGGCTTCTTGGCGGAACCGCTGGATTATTGGCAGGTGTAGGAGCGCTCGCAATTCCAGGGATTGGACCAATTTTGGCAGCAGGTCCTATTGCTGCGACATTAACTGGTATTGCAGTCGGTGCCGGTACAGGCGGACTTGCTGGAGCTTTGATTGGTATGGGGATTCCGGAAGATGAGGCAGATCAATATGAGCGGGATATTAATGAAGGAAAGCTAATTGTATTGTTGGATCCTAATGCAAGAAAAACTGATTCATCTATTAACAATGATCTAAACTCAACTACAAGGTATTAA
- a CDS encoding GNAT family N-acetyltransferase, whose amino-acid sequence MIEKVDISNLIVAKKVLNIQMRSYSVEAKIIDFYEIPPLKDTIDTLQQSGETFFGYYINRELCGVISIKIEKGIIDIHRLMVHPEHFKKGIASKLLDFIEKNKGDCVTIIVATGTKNEPAVTFYLKNGFLKTGKKMVTERLSLSFFKKKI is encoded by the coding sequence TTGATTGAAAAAGTTGATATTAGTAATCTTATAGTTGCTAAAAAAGTATTAAATATTCAAATGCGATCTTATAGTGTAGAAGCAAAAATAATTGACTTTTATGAAATACCACCCTTAAAAGACACAATTGATACATTGCAACAATCTGGGGAGACTTTCTTTGGCTATTACATAAATAGAGAGCTATGCGGTGTCATTTCTATAAAAATAGAGAAAGGTATAATTGATATACATCGGTTAATGGTTCATCCTGAACACTTTAAAAAAGGAATTGCCTCTAAGTTATTGGATTTTATTGAGAAAAATAAAGGGGATTGTGTAACGATAATAGTGGCAACTGGCACTAAAAATGAACCAGCAGTAACCTTTTATTTGAAAAACGGGTTTTTAAAAACAGGAAAGAAAATGGTGACAGAACGATTATCCCTTAGCTTTTTTAAAAAGAAAATTTAA